In Manis pentadactyla isolate mManPen7 chromosome 3, mManPen7.hap1, whole genome shotgun sequence, a single window of DNA contains:
- the CCDC166 gene encoding coiled-coil domain-containing protein 166 has protein sequence MAPKKKRGPSLGRWPGAVGKGTEPPLSERPQYLQRQYKLLSEQLDACEERVDQVLQENVFLDSEALRLSEENRLFASYVSARTQRSANAIVRLDEQNRVDLTQIHRQRDQLASLYRGREDGMRAQLLEMEARAAQMARQVQELQPYQELQLEQLARIRALERELLHMRVEHTQLLHRVKRRFLEDKAAFEREARQRVQSLARRAEREATGALIAHTQAIKADNGRLRQELLRLIRGAQLLHNTRRQLLEQREQLRREHEDTRDLARVHDWLRRGPGGPPLWQPPPPTASRPCSLASSTGPSCMASRNQSRDSWRVASRGQPFIPSRVGSRVPSLAPSCAGSQVRSLTASRPGSWASGRSSLRSASQNTTPSAEKVGTDSVGKAISARA, from the exons ATGGCTCCCAAGAAGAAGCGCGGGCCCAGCTTGGGTCGCTGGCCCGGCGCTGTGGGCAAAGGTACCGAGCCGCCGCTGTCGGAGCGCCCACAGTACCTGCAGCGCCAGTACAAGCTGCTCTCAGAGCAGCTGGACGCATGCGAGGAGCGTGTGGACCAGGTGCTGCAGGAGAACGTCTTCCTGGACAGCGAGGCGCTGCGCCTGAGCGAGGAGAACCGGCTGTTCGCCAGCTATGTGAGCGCGCGCACGCAGCGCAGCGCCAACGCCATCGTTCGTCTGGACGAGCAGAACCGGGTAGATCTGACGCAGATCCACCGGCAGCGAGACCAGCTGGCGTCACTCTACCGCGGGCGCGAGGACGGGATGCGCGCGCAGCTGCTGGAGATGGAGGCACGCGCGGCCCAGATGGCGCGGCAGGTGCAGGAGCTGCAACCCTACCAG GAGCTGCAGCTGGAGCAGCTGGCCCGTATCCGGGCGCTTGAGCGCGAGCTGCTGCACATGCGCGTGGAGCACACGCAGCTGCTCCACCGCGTGAAACGACGCTTCCTGGAGGACAAGGCGGCCTTTGAGCGCGAGGCGCGCCAGCGCGTTCAGTCCCTGGCGCGGCGGGCGGAGCGGGAGGCGACCGGCGCGCTCATCGCGCACACGCAGGCCATCAAGGCGGACAATGGGCGTCTGCGACAGGAGCTGTTACGGCTGATCCGCGGAGCCCAGCTGCTGCACAACACGAGGCGCCAGCTGCTGGAGCAGCGTGAGCAGCTTCGGCGCGAGCACGAGGACACGCGGGACCTGGCGCGCGTGCATGACTGGCTGCGCCGAGGCCCTGGTGGTCCGCCACTGTGGCAGCCGCCTCCGCCGACCGCCTCGCGCCCGTGTTCTTTGGCCTCCTCCACAGGACCATCGTGCATGGCCTCCCGGAACCAGTCTCGGGACTCATGGCGCGTGGCCTCCCGGGGTCAGCCATTCATCCCATCGCGAGTGGGCTCGAGGGTTCCGTCGTTGGCCCCATCGTGCGCGGGCTCCCAGGTCCGGTCCTTGACTGCATCCCGCCCGGGCTCCTGGGCCTCTGGGCGGTCCTCATTGCGTTCGGCCTCACAGAATACCACTCCCTCTGCTGAGAAAGTGGGCACTGACTCTGTAGGCAAAGCCATCTCAGCGAGAGCCTGA